A genomic segment from Clostridium pasteurianum BC1 encodes:
- a CDS encoding DUF6711 family protein, translating to MSFLINGVAVTAPKTFQVDLVDLDSDTTQRNAAGVLMRDRLRQMRKLQCEWGPLTTVEISTILHAVDPTSMPVTYPDPYAGSDQTRTFYAGDRTAPAFNFNSGQWLGLKFDLIEI from the coding sequence ATGAGCTTTTTAATAAATGGAGTGGCTGTTACTGCTCCTAAAACTTTTCAGGTTGATTTAGTTGACCTAGATTCAGATACTACACAGAGAAATGCTGCAGGTGTTTTGATGCGTGATAGACTTAGGCAAATGAGAAAATTACAATGTGAGTGGGGCCCTCTGACTACAGTAGAAATAAGTACAATACTACATGCAGTAGATCCTACAAGTATGCCTGTAACTTATCCGGATCCATATGCAGGATCAGACCAAACAAGAACATTTTATGCTGGAGACAGAACAGCACCAGCATTTAATTTTAATTCAGGACAGTGGTTAGGTTTGAAATTTGATTTAATAGAAATATAA
- a CDS encoding glycyl-radical enzyme activating protein has product MENIKACIFNIQKYSIHDGPGIRTVVFFKSCPLKCLWCSNPESQNSIQQITWDKSKCLKCLRCVHNCEHNAISLNNNLIEIDSRKCVSCFRCVKSCPKKSLIIEGKYLTLSEVMEDIIKDNVFYQESNGGVTLSGGEVLEQYEFATELLKLLKENNIHTAIETTGYTSNEIFSDFIKSVDLLLFDVKHYDREKHFKTTNVYNDVIIENLRIAVEKDKDVIIRIPVIPTINSSLEDAKGFCTLLKSIGATKINLLPFHQFGQKKYELLNKYYSFKNIEQLHEEDLLEYQKIFIENGFNCYF; this is encoded by the coding sequence ATGGAAAATATAAAAGCTTGCATTTTTAATATTCAAAAATATAGTATACACGATGGTCCTGGCATTAGAACCGTCGTATTCTTTAAAAGTTGTCCACTTAAATGCCTGTGGTGTTCTAATCCTGAATCACAAAATAGTATCCAGCAAATAACTTGGGATAAATCAAAGTGCTTAAAATGTCTACGTTGTGTTCATAATTGTGAGCACAATGCTATATCCTTAAATAACAATCTTATAGAAATAGATTCAAGAAAGTGTGTTTCCTGTTTTAGGTGTGTAAAATCTTGCCCTAAAAAATCATTAATAATAGAAGGAAAATACTTAACTCTTTCTGAAGTAATGGAAGATATTATAAAAGATAATGTATTTTATCAAGAATCTAATGGTGGAGTTACACTATCTGGTGGTGAGGTATTAGAGCAATATGAATTTGCAACTGAACTTTTAAAACTCTTGAAAGAAAACAATATACACACTGCAATTGAAACTACAGGATATACGTCAAATGAAATATTTTCTGACTTTATAAAAAGTGTAGATTTACTATTATTCGATGTAAAACACTATGACAGGGAAAAACATTTTAAAACTACTAATGTATACAATGATGTTATTATAGAGAATCTTAGAATTGCTGTAGAAAAAGATAAGGATGTCATTATACGTATCCCCGTTATTCCAACTATTAATTCAAGTTTAGAGGATGCAAAAGGATTTTGTACACTTCTTAAATCTATTGGTGCTACTAAAATTAATCTTTTACCTTTTCATCAATTTGGTCAAAAAAAATATGAATTATTAAATAAGTATTATAGCTTTAAAAATATAGAACAATTACACGAAGAAGATTTATTAGAATATCAAAAGATATTTATTGAAAATGGTTTTAACTGCTATTTTTAA
- a CDS encoding GH25 family lysozyme: MKGIDIYSGTIITDWNAIKTDGVEAVYVKATEGINYVNPLMDSQYKKAKGRGLKVGFYHFAGRNVPAQEHQHFMNTISKYEQDLKPVLDYEVANPDMNFVAAFMALDANLLLYAAHNVADKANLPKNKIWIAEPGAAPSDTKGYAGLQYSWTGRVAGMQGDVDIDLFGSDVLIDSNNVVLAVAPQVQQPVQQGDPSVRIIQQQLNYLIKANLVVDSIRGNLTNTAIKVFQGIMGLVQDAVWGPKTIVAITEIYSKPLDGVEQPHHEYATRFIQWIVGATIDGVFGNQTKVAVQNWQAAHGLVPDGEVGPQTWAKMLG; the protein is encoded by the coding sequence ATGAAAGGAATAGATATTTATTCAGGAACTATAATTACAGATTGGAATGCAATTAAGACAGACGGTGTGGAAGCAGTTTATGTAAAGGCTACAGAGGGCATAAACTACGTGAATCCTTTAATGGATAGTCAATACAAAAAAGCTAAGGGTAGAGGGTTAAAGGTAGGATTCTATCACTTTGCAGGCAGAAATGTACCAGCGCAGGAACATCAGCACTTTATGAACACTATCAGCAAATATGAACAAGATTTAAAGCCAGTACTTGACTATGAAGTAGCTAATCCAGATATGAATTTTGTTGCTGCATTTATGGCTCTTGATGCTAACTTACTATTATATGCAGCTCACAATGTAGCTGATAAAGCTAACCTTCCTAAAAATAAAATTTGGATTGCTGAACCTGGTGCTGCTCCATCAGATACAAAAGGTTATGCAGGACTTCAATACAGCTGGACTGGAAGAGTGGCAGGGATGCAGGGTGATGTAGATATAGACCTGTTTGGATCAGACGTATTAATTGATTCTAACAATGTAGTTTTAGCAGTAGCTCCACAAGTACAGCAACCAGTACAGCAAGGAGATCCATCAGTAAGAATAATTCAGCAGCAATTAAATTATCTTATAAAAGCTAATTTAGTAGTGGATAGTATACGAGGAAATTTAACCAACACTGCTATAAAAGTTTTCCAAGGTATCATGGGATTAGTCCAAGATGCTGTTTGGGGACCAAAAACAATAGTTGCAATAACAGAAATTTATTCAAAGCCTTTAGATGGTGTAGAACAGCCACATCATGAATATGCTACTAGGTTTATTCAGTGGATAGTTGGAGCTACTATAGATGGTGTATTTGGTAATCAAACAAAAGTAGCGGTACAGAATTGGCAGGCAGCTCATGGGCTGGTACCAGATGGAGAAGTTGGACCTCAAACATGGGCTAAGATGTTAGGTTAA
- a CDS encoding phage holin family protein: MKRQLLGDNPLFNGMVAGIGGIFTYILGGWDTPLTVLFWFMGIDYMTGLLGAIAQHKLNSKTSYRGIAKKLSILIIVTVAVLLDRLINNDVWVFRTFVCYFYIANEGISILENVGKTGVPLPQKLINVLEQLKKEEE; encoded by the coding sequence GTGAAGAGACAATTATTAGGTGATAATCCATTGTTTAATGGTATGGTAGCAGGGATAGGAGGCATATTTACTTATATTTTAGGTGGGTGGGATACTCCTTTAACAGTTTTATTTTGGTTTATGGGCATAGATTATATGACTGGTTTGCTTGGAGCCATAGCACAACATAAATTAAATAGTAAAACCAGTTATAGGGGTATTGCTAAGAAGTTATCTATTCTTATAATAGTCACAGTAGCAGTTTTATTAGATAGATTAATAAATAATGATGTATGGGTGTTTCGTACCTTCGTTTGTTATTTTTATATAGCAAATGAAGGTATTTCTATTTTAGAGAATGTAGGTAAAACAGGAGTACCATTACCACAAAAGTTAATCAATGTTTTGGAACAATTAAAAAAAGAGGAGGAATAG
- a CDS encoding nucleoside 2-deoxyribosyltransferase encodes MKKCFIVCPIGNDGSDTRKRSDKLLKHVIAPVCNECGFDEPIRVDSLNSSDSITETILKHLTESDLVIADLTEHNPNAFYEIGYRTALNKPIIHLKDKSDSIPFDVYAIRTFDYDLTDLDSVDELKERLIQTINSISFTDSTSSVNEDSSKTFNSQILQELFVIQDNIKDLDSKISKSSTDTSVISVLADKIANNNKTSPEEKFLEQLIPVMMEDPQKLNSLIEFSNKINKNSK; translated from the coding sequence ATGAAAAAATGTTTTATTGTATGTCCTATTGGTAATGATGGTAGTGATACTCGTAAGCGATCTGATAAACTTTTAAAACACGTTATTGCTCCTGTATGCAATGAATGCGGTTTTGATGAACCTATTAGAGTAGACAGTTTAAACTCAAGTGATTCCATAACTGAAACTATTCTAAAACATCTAACAGAATCCGATTTAGTCATTGCCGATTTAACAGAGCATAATCCAAACGCTTTTTATGAAATTGGCTATAGAACTGCTTTAAATAAACCTATAATACATTTAAAGGACAAAAGTGATTCTATTCCTTTTGATGTATACGCAATTAGAACTTTTGATTATGATTTAACTGACCTAGATTCTGTTGATGAATTAAAAGAAAGACTTATTCAAACTATTAACTCTATTTCATTTACAGACAGTACTTCCTCTGTAAATGAAGATTCATCGAAAACTTTTAACTCTCAAATTTTACAGGAACTATTTGTAATACAAGATAACATTAAAGATTTAGATTCTAAAATATCAAAATCATCTACAGACACTTCTGTCATATCTGTATTAGCAGACAAGATAGCCAATAATAATAAAACCTCTCCAGAAGAAAAGTTTTTAGAACAACTAATTCCAGTTATGATGGAGGATCCACAAAAATTAAACTCTCTTATTGAATTTAGTAATAAAATTAATAAGAATTCAAAATAA
- a CDS encoding glycyl radical protein, with product MNHFGELTERMNNFREELLNARPMVCVERAKLITESYKEHADKPMVLRRALSLENILKNMSIFIEPETLIAGNQASSNRSAPIFPEYAMDWVIDELDKFDKREGDRFYITEENKEALRDIAPFWEHNTLKDRGLAAMPDESKVFYVLGIIKAEGNITSGDGHIAVNYGTVLEQGLIYYKERTEEKLKQLDLTDYNNLNKSYFYKGILIVIDAVASFAKRYADLALELSEKETNASRKAELLEMRRILNKVPYYPAESFHEAVQSIWMIHLCLQIESNGHSLSYGRMDQYLYPYYKKDIEENNITRDIACKILSNLWMKTFTINKIRSWSHTRFSAGSPLYQNVTVGGQTVNRKDAVNPLTYLILRSVAQTKLPQPNLTVRYHRGLDDNFMKECIEVVRLGTGMPAFNNDEIIIPSFIEKGVSEEDAYNYSAIGCVEVAVPGKWGYRCTGMSFLNFPKSLLIALNDGVDLESGVKLCDGVGHFKDMNSFSQVMEAWEKIIRDFTRHSVIIDNCADIALEKDTADVLCSALTEDCIERGLTIKEGGAVYDFISDLQVGIANLADSLAAIKKCVFEDKVITSKQLWNALIDNFYGEEGKRIQDILINDAPKYGNDEDYADLLLKEAYDIYIDEISKYKNTRFGRGPIGGVYYAGTSSISANVPQGAGTLATPDGRKAGEPLAEGCSPSHAMDKNGATSVFKSVSKLSTDKITGGVLLNQKVTPQMLSKEADRLKLISLLRAFFNRLKGFHVQYNVVSRETLVDAQEHPEEHKDLIVRVAGYSAFFNVLSKQTQDDIIERTEQVL from the coding sequence ATGAATCATTTTGGGGAATTAACAGAAAGAATGAATAATTTTCGTGAAGAATTATTAAATGCAAGGCCTATGGTGTGTGTAGAAAGAGCAAAGCTCATCACAGAAAGTTATAAGGAACATGCCGATAAGCCAATGGTATTACGCAGAGCATTGAGTTTAGAAAATATATTAAAAAATATGAGCATCTTTATTGAACCAGAAACCTTAATTGCAGGTAACCAGGCTTCATCTAATCGTTCAGCACCTATATTTCCTGAATATGCAATGGATTGGGTTATTGATGAACTTGATAAATTTGACAAACGTGAAGGGGATAGATTTTATATCACTGAAGAAAATAAAGAAGCATTACGGGATATTGCACCGTTTTGGGAGCACAATACTTTAAAAGATAGAGGACTTGCAGCTATGCCAGATGAAAGTAAAGTTTTCTATGTCTTAGGAATTATAAAAGCGGAAGGAAATATTACTTCAGGAGATGGACATATAGCTGTAAATTATGGAACAGTATTAGAACAGGGATTGATTTATTATAAAGAGAGAACAGAAGAAAAATTAAAACAGCTGGATCTTACTGATTACAATAATTTGAATAAGTCATATTTTTATAAGGGAATTCTCATTGTAATTGATGCAGTTGCGTCTTTTGCAAAACGTTATGCAGATTTAGCACTAGAATTATCAGAAAAAGAAACTAATGCTTCGAGAAAAGCAGAATTGTTAGAAATGCGGAGAATTTTAAACAAAGTTCCCTATTATCCTGCCGAAAGTTTTCATGAGGCTGTGCAGTCAATATGGATGATTCACTTATGTTTACAAATTGAATCCAATGGGCATTCACTTTCCTATGGTAGAATGGATCAATATCTATATCCTTATTATAAAAAAGACATTGAAGAAAATAATATTACAAGAGATATTGCCTGCAAAATTCTTTCAAACCTCTGGATGAAAACATTTACTATAAATAAGATAAGAAGCTGGTCCCATACACGTTTTAGTGCAGGAAGCCCACTATATCAAAATGTTACAGTAGGGGGCCAAACCGTTAATAGGAAAGATGCTGTAAATCCATTAACTTATTTAATTCTAAGAAGTGTGGCACAGACAAAATTACCACAACCGAATTTAACAGTACGTTACCACAGGGGCCTAGATGATAATTTTATGAAGGAATGTATTGAAGTAGTAAGATTAGGTACTGGTATGCCAGCTTTTAATAATGATGAAATAATTATCCCATCCTTTATAGAAAAAGGTGTGTCAGAAGAAGATGCTTACAACTATAGCGCCATTGGCTGCGTAGAGGTTGCAGTTCCAGGTAAATGGGGTTACAGATGTACAGGTATGAGTTTCTTAAACTTCCCTAAATCTCTCTTGATTGCCTTAAATGATGGTGTGGATCTTGAATCTGGAGTTAAACTTTGTGATGGTGTAGGTCATTTCAAAGATATGAATTCCTTCTCACAAGTTATGGAAGCTTGGGAAAAAATAATTCGTGATTTCACGAGACATAGTGTTATTATAGATAACTGTGCTGATATAGCCTTGGAGAAAGATACTGCAGATGTATTGTGTTCAGCTTTGACAGAGGATTGTATTGAAAGAGGCCTAACAATAAAAGAAGGTGGAGCTGTATATGATTTTATCAGTGATCTTCAAGTAGGTATTGCCAATTTAGCGGATTCCCTTGCAGCCATTAAAAAATGTGTGTTTGAAGATAAGGTTATAACTTCAAAGCAGCTATGGAATGCTTTAATTGATAATTTTTATGGAGAAGAAGGTAAAAGAATTCAAGATATTTTAATTAATGATGCACCTAAGTATGGAAATGATGAGGACTATGCAGATTTACTTTTAAAGGAGGCTTATGATATCTATATTGATGAAATAAGTAAGTATAAAAATACTAGATTTGGACGTGGTCCTATTGGTGGTGTTTATTACGCAGGAACTTCTTCAATTTCTGCAAATGTGCCTCAAGGGGCAGGTACTTTAGCAACTCCAGATGGAAGAAAAGCAGGAGAACCACTGGCAGAAGGTTGTTCTCCGTCCCATGCAATGGATAAAAATGGTGCTACATCCGTATTTAAATCAGTTTCAAAATTATCAACAGATAAAATTACTGGTGGTGTATTGCTAAATCAAAAGGTTACACCTCAAATGTTGTCTAAGGAGGCTGACAGATTGAAATTAATTTCTTTGCTTAGAGCTTTCTTCAATCGTTTAAAGGGATTTCATGTACAATACAATGTAGTATCCAGAGAAACACTTGTTGACGCACAGGAGCATCCAGAAGAGCATAAAGATTTAATTGTCCGTGTGGCAGGGTATAGTGCCTTCTTTAATGTATTGTCTAAACAAACTCAAGACGATATTATTGAGAGAACAGAGCAGGTTCTATAG
- a CDS encoding Gp15 family bacteriophage protein: MEASFTAQYGIRLRNEPDMSWSEFCTLLAGIMPKTPLGQIVAIRSEEDKDMLKNFTAEQNHIRDEWRNRQIDDMTEEEKQNSIKEVQELFAKAFGQSV, encoded by the coding sequence ATTGAAGCTAGTTTTACTGCTCAATATGGAATAAGACTTAGAAATGAACCTGATATGTCTTGGTCTGAATTCTGTACTCTCCTAGCTGGAATAATGCCTAAGACTCCACTTGGACAGATTGTGGCTATCAGAAGCGAGGAGGACAAAGATATGCTTAAAAACTTTACAGCTGAACAGAATCACATTAGGGATGAGTGGAGAAATAGACAGATAGATGATATGACAGAAGAAGAGAAGCAAAACTCAATTAAAGAAGTGCAGGAATTATTTGCAAAAGCTTTTGGTCAGTCTGTATAA
- a CDS encoding phage tail tube protein, whose translation MSFSGVFPVYDLVFKIGTKGLASVATDMMPIADMESFAIKMAGKAETWIPMTTNGWERNIITSKGFAITLKGKRNVGDSGNDYVAGLAWKTGLSCSTMAEIDFPDGSKLAFNCAVDVTNPGGDKSEAMTPLEFDLKSDGEPTFTPAVG comes from the coding sequence ATGTCATTTAGTGGAGTATTTCCAGTCTATGATCTTGTATTTAAGATTGGAACAAAAGGTTTAGCAAGTGTAGCAACGGATATGATGCCTATTGCGGACATGGAAAGTTTTGCTATAAAAATGGCTGGTAAAGCTGAAACATGGATACCAATGACGACTAATGGATGGGAACGAAATATAATAACCTCAAAGGGGTTCGCAATAACTCTTAAAGGTAAAAGAAATGTAGGAGATTCAGGCAATGATTATGTTGCAGGATTAGCATGGAAAACTGGTCTTAGCTGTTCAACTATGGCAGAGATAGATTTCCCTGATGGTTCAAAATTAGCTTTTAATTGTGCGGTTGATGTAACAAACCCTGGTGGAGATAAAAGTGAAGCTATGACACCTTTGGAATTTGACTTGAAGTCTGATGGCGAACCAACATTTACACCAGCAGTGGGTTAG
- a CDS encoding BppU family phage baseplate upper protein, whose product MILPYNATFDLKGNNSKIDNIKCTVGDTNAYQLNVSIIIDKDAANLTGHTAKITFTKADKTKVFDDMIIDDAVNGKMYVIFKSQVIAFAGRVDADIEIYDSSNGRLTTGSFAFMVGTGQLDDTAIVSTNQFTALDTALAEVTDFVNTKTELQNARQGKASLLVNLQDKDSQAADIKTYKENGNRLYNVLHRMLDALIVKIICYGDSITTGQIPIAGGQAVDNYPAVLQTKLRKIYNNNNITVINQGNPGMDTTFGLANIDTQVISQTPDLCILMWGTNDGTERMDLATFKDNWRQMIKKCLKAGIEVLVLTCHTIYKPDDDRMHRQELYAKATIEIAKEMNVQYINMFEETSNIVSNKIEVPIVLHPDMVHFDQNKYFYISDIVINNALAVDDFKNILQVNDDIVVPIWHSPYIQTDIPATAEYDQPLSDYKKTISLAADTSKGTYLRFVFFNKKKNMNLVLAGSKGSGGGKVTIVDNGVNANMINFYSGVGTPTLYDVPNTAVENLSYGLHIIEILNTNIVLGQATAGVGSGYFTVFKIMKNKNINTSSYGSNAPFTPEAHMKIIDGVMKLTDGDATKNSQLVLNDREFIELKTGKTLVIEAQGTFINTGGISWFNNKPSTAFPSGYAFSYNSGNATIYKSDGTTYSVLLAGATALDNSVERTYRITMTAAGVITAYIDGTQVLQVTDTTENAGYVGVYSGVGAIGTITIKRLEYCYI is encoded by the coding sequence ATGATACTACCATATAATGCAACCTTCGACCTTAAAGGAAACAATAGTAAAATAGACAACATTAAATGTACCGTAGGAGATACTAATGCCTATCAATTAAATGTTAGTATAATAATTGATAAAGATGCAGCAAACTTAACAGGTCATACAGCGAAGATTACTTTTACGAAAGCTGATAAAACTAAGGTATTTGATGACATGATAATTGATGATGCTGTTAATGGCAAAATGTATGTTATATTTAAAAGTCAGGTCATAGCATTCGCAGGACGAGTTGACGCAGATATAGAAATTTATGATAGTTCTAATGGTAGATTAACAACCGGGAGTTTTGCTTTTATGGTTGGAACAGGGCAATTAGATGATACAGCTATTGTATCTACCAACCAATTTACAGCTTTAGATACAGCTTTAGCAGAAGTAACAGACTTTGTAAATACAAAAACAGAATTACAAAATGCAAGACAAGGAAAGGCAAGTTTACTAGTAAATTTACAAGATAAAGATTCACAAGCAGCAGACATTAAAACTTACAAAGAAAACGGCAATAGATTATATAATGTATTGCATAGAATGTTAGATGCATTAATTGTTAAAATAATATGTTATGGTGATAGTATTACAACGGGGCAAATACCAATAGCAGGAGGCCAAGCGGTAGACAATTATCCAGCTGTACTGCAAACAAAGTTACGAAAGATTTACAATAATAATAATATTACTGTTATTAATCAAGGTAATCCAGGAATGGACACAACATTCGGACTTGCAAACATTGACACACAAGTAATTAGTCAAACACCAGACCTATGCATATTGATGTGGGGAACGAATGATGGTACTGAAAGAATGGATTTAGCAACCTTCAAAGATAATTGGCGCCAGATGATAAAGAAATGTTTAAAAGCTGGAATTGAGGTGTTAGTATTAACTTGTCATACTATTTATAAACCAGATGATGATAGAATGCACAGACAAGAATTATATGCTAAGGCTACTATTGAGATTGCTAAAGAAATGAACGTGCAATATATCAATATGTTTGAGGAAACTTCTAATATTGTTTCCAATAAAATTGAAGTTCCAATTGTTTTACATCCAGATATGGTGCATTTTGACCAAAACAAGTATTTCTATATTTCAGACATAGTAATTAATAATGCTCTTGCTGTAGATGATTTTAAAAATATTCTGCAAGTAAATGATGATATTGTAGTGCCAATATGGCATAGTCCTTATATTCAGACCGATATACCTGCAACAGCAGAATATGATCAACCTTTAAGCGATTATAAGAAAACCATTAGTTTAGCTGCTGATACTTCAAAGGGAACTTATCTAAGGTTTGTTTTCTTTAATAAAAAGAAAAATATGAATCTTGTATTAGCTGGATCAAAAGGATCTGGTGGAGGTAAAGTAACCATTGTAGATAATGGTGTTAATGCAAATATGATTAATTTTTATTCTGGTGTTGGAACACCTACACTTTATGATGTACCAAATACTGCTGTAGAGAATTTAAGCTATGGATTACACATAATAGAAATTCTAAATACTAATATCGTACTAGGTCAAGCAACGGCTGGTGTTGGTTCAGGATACTTTACAGTTTTCAAAATTATGAAAAATAAAAATATCAATACTAGTTCCTATGGTAGTAATGCTCCATTTACCCCTGAAGCACATATGAAAATTATTGACGGAGTAATGAAATTGACAGATGGTGATGCTACTAAAAATAGTCAATTAGTCTTAAATGACAGAGAGTTTATAGAGTTAAAAACTGGTAAAACCCTTGTTATTGAAGCACAGGGAACTTTCATCAATACTGGTGGCATAAGTTGGTTTAATAATAAACCTAGTACAGCTTTTCCTTCTGGATATGCATTCTCTTATAATTCAGGTAATGCTACAATATATAAAAGTGATGGAACGACTTATTCCGTACTATTAGCAGGCGCTACAGCACTTGATAACTCAGTAGAAAGAACATATAGAATCACAATGACAGCTGCTGGAGTTATTACTGCGTATATAGATGGTACACAGGTGTTACAAGTTACAGATACTACAGAAAATGCTGGCTATGTAGGTGTATATAGTGGAGTGGGTGCTATAGGTACAATAACAATAAAAAGACTTGAATATTGCTATATTTAA
- a CDS encoding phage scaffolding protein codes for MNKEQFIALGLTEEQAKKAAEASTEELKSYVEKQKFDTVSEENKNLKTTVKENATQLENLKKSAGDNEELKNQIATLQADNATKEQEYQGQLKDLQLSNAIKLSIAGKVQDEGIVSGLIDKSKLILGDDGKVTGLDEQLKGLQESKAFLFKQEDTTNTTIPGFKLGADGSGSGGAANINTQLDAIFGNETK; via the coding sequence GTGAATAAAGAGCAATTTATAGCACTAGGACTTACAGAGGAACAGGCTAAAAAGGCAGCAGAAGCTTCTACAGAGGAGTTGAAGTCTTATGTTGAAAAACAAAAGTTTGATACTGTTAGTGAGGAAAATAAGAACCTCAAAACCACCGTAAAGGAAAATGCAACTCAACTTGAAAACCTTAAAAAGTCCGCTGGAGATAATGAAGAACTTAAAAATCAAATAGCTACATTACAGGCTGATAATGCAACTAAAGAACAGGAATATCAAGGACAACTTAAGGATTTACAATTAAGTAATGCTATTAAGTTATCTATAGCTGGTAAGGTACAGGATGAAGGTATAGTTTCAGGACTAATAGATAAATCAAAGCTAATTTTAGGTGATGATGGAAAAGTTACTGGACTTGATGAACAGTTAAAAGGACTTCAAGAAAGTAAAGCTTTCTTATTTAAGCAAGAAGATACAACCAATACTACTATACCAGGTTTTAAACTTGGAGCAGATGGCAGTGGTAGTGGTGGTGCAGCAAATATAAATACTCAGCTAGATGCTATATTTGGAAATGAGACTAAATAG
- a CDS encoding DeoR/GlpR family DNA-binding transcription regulator translates to MTNRHTKLIEMVNDNKKIEVSKLAEILNVSQVTIRKDLGMLEEKGLLRREHGYAVISPSDDINSRLAFNYEIKKKIAQVASNLVSNGETVMIESGSCCALLAEELAYNKRDITIVTNSVFIASYIRKAPFAKVVLLGGDYQKESQVLVGPLAKKGAEDFFVDKLFVGTDGYNPKIGFTGKDLMRTETVKAMGKNANKIIVLTESSKFHQQGVVAQFKTEEVNYVLTDNNISEDVVELLKKDKVEVQIVSAD, encoded by the coding sequence ATGACCAATAGACATACAAAACTCATTGAAATGGTAAATGACAACAAGAAAATAGAAGTTAGTAAATTAGCAGAAATCTTAAATGTATCGCAAGTAACTATACGTAAAGATTTAGGTATGCTAGAAGAAAAGGGACTATTGCGTCGTGAACATGGTTATGCAGTTATAAGTCCCAGTGATGATATTAATAGCAGACTCGCTTTTAATTATGAAATAAAAAAGAAAATAGCACAGGTAGCATCAAATCTTGTTTCAAATGGAGAAACGGTTATGATTGAATCGGGTTCCTGTTGTGCTTTACTGGCAGAAGAATTAGCCTATAATAAACGGGATATAACAATTGTTACTAATTCTGTATTTATTGCCTCTTATATAAGAAAAGCTCCCTTTGCTAAAGTTGTATTGCTGGGAGGAGATTATCAGAAGGAGTCACAAGTTTTAGTAGGCCCTCTTGCCAAAAAAGGTGCTGAGGACTTTTTCGTAGATAAATTATTTGTTGGAACAGATGGATATAATCCTAAAATAGGTTTTACAGGGAAAGATCTTATGCGTACAGAAACTGTAAAAGCTATGGGGAAAAATGCCAACAAAATAATAGTTTTAACTGAATCATCAAAATTCCACCAACAGGGTGTTGTTGCTCAGTTTAAAACGGAGGAAGTAAATTACGTATTAACAGATAATAATATATCAGAGGATGTTGTAGAATTATTAAAAAAAGATAAAGTAGAGGTTCAAATAGTTTCAGCGGATTAA
- a CDS encoding phage tail terminator protein gives MLLSEIKDWLKTKIDCPNWYVGKIDGSVEQCIGIYSIVGGKSNIAVGGLNNTSYAKKSISILIHWGNQTTPAEQKAQEVYNTFFGQSAVIGGKRVIQFDMRTSEPIGVGTDSNDIFEFVIETTIIYER, from the coding sequence ATGTTACTAAGTGAAATAAAAGACTGGCTTAAAACTAAAATAGATTGTCCTAATTGGTATGTAGGAAAGATTGATGGAAGCGTAGAACAATGTATAGGAATCTACAGTATTGTAGGCGGCAAGTCCAACATAGCTGTAGGTGGATTAAATAATACATCCTATGCTAAGAAATCTATATCAATCCTAATCCATTGGGGGAATCAAACTACTCCAGCAGAACAAAAGGCTCAAGAAGTATATAATACATTCTTTGGCCAAAGTGCTGTAATAGGCGGTAAAAGAGTTATTCAATTTGATATGAGAACTTCAGAGCCTATAGGAGTAGGAACAGATAGTAATGATATTTTTGAATTTGTAATTGAAACAACAATAATTTATGAAAGGTAG